Proteins from one Streptomyces genisteinicus genomic window:
- a CDS encoding SCO2400 family protein — MDYCHPCGRHLNGALACAGCGTPVEELRRLSFAAPAADTVVHELEREPEPEPARPGPRSARRQAASRRKPAPVGRRARRRRGRRLAIGTVGLVLAAGALGFAQFAEGPGDDGAATAVRESAVVESETAEPTPSEEPVPDGLAEVTEQPVASSGSPSAGRTAVPVRGPETGGTGTAEAAEGEASPSPSATGESEEGSGPSASPSPSDGAPSDGPGTQAPSQQPPPPSGPAPAPSPSPTCERFLWWCL; from the coding sequence ATGGATTACTGCCACCCGTGCGGACGGCACCTCAACGGCGCTCTGGCCTGTGCCGGGTGCGGCACCCCCGTCGAGGAGCTCCGCCGTCTCAGCTTCGCCGCCCCGGCGGCCGACACCGTCGTCCACGAGCTGGAGCGCGAGCCCGAGCCGGAACCCGCACGGCCGGGGCCGCGCAGCGCCCGCCGTCAGGCCGCGTCGCGCCGCAAGCCGGCTCCGGTGGGCCGCAGGGCGCGCAGGAGGCGCGGGCGCAGGCTGGCGATCGGGACCGTGGGTCTGGTGCTGGCCGCCGGCGCGCTGGGCTTCGCGCAGTTCGCGGAGGGCCCGGGCGACGACGGCGCGGCGACCGCGGTGCGGGAGAGCGCCGTCGTCGAGTCGGAGACGGCCGAGCCCACCCCGTCCGAGGAGCCGGTGCCCGACGGGCTGGCGGAGGTCACGGAACAGCCGGTGGCCTCGTCCGGGTCGCCGTCCGCCGGGCGGACCGCGGTGCCGGTCCGCGGGCCGGAGACGGGCGGCACGGGTACGGCGGAGGCCGCCGAGGGGGAGGCGAGCCCCTCGCCGTCGGCGACCGGGGAGTCGGAGGAGGGCTCCGGACCGTCGGCGTCGCCCTCGCCGTCGGACGGCGCCCCGTCGGACGGGCCCGGCACCCAGGCGCCGTCCCAGCAGCCCCCGCCGCCGTCCGGGCCCGCGCCCGCTCCGTCGCCGTCGCCGACGTGCGAGCGGTTCCTGTGGTGGTGCCTGTGA
- a CDS encoding MarR family winged helix-turn-helix transcriptional regulator translates to MAAQGTDPLTVEVVELIGSVVARYHDEYERAAAEHSLTGAQARVLGLLSMDALPMRRIARTMKCEPSNITGIVDRLEVRGLVERRPDPGDRRVKLAAATDEGRELARRLRTSLDFAREPLAELTAVERALLRDLLRRMLGDATGT, encoded by the coding sequence ATGGCCGCCCAAGGAACAGACCCCCTGACCGTCGAGGTCGTCGAGCTCATCGGCTCCGTCGTGGCCCGCTACCACGACGAGTACGAGCGGGCGGCCGCCGAGCACTCCCTCACCGGCGCCCAGGCCCGGGTTCTCGGGCTCCTGTCCATGGACGCGCTGCCCATGCGCCGCATCGCCCGGACGATGAAGTGCGAGCCGTCGAACATCACCGGCATCGTCGACCGCCTGGAGGTCCGCGGTCTCGTCGAGCGCCGCCCCGACCCGGGCGACCGCAGGGTCAAGCTGGCCGCGGCCACCGACGAGGGCCGGGAGCTGGCCCGGCGGCTGCGCACCTCGCTGGACTTCGCCCGCGAGCCGCTCGCCGAGCTCACCGCCGTCGAACGCGCGCTCCTGCGCGACCTGCTCAGACGGATGCTCGGCGACGCCACCGGGACCTGA